One part of the Haliotis asinina isolate JCU_RB_2024 chromosome 2, JCU_Hal_asi_v2, whole genome shotgun sequence genome encodes these proteins:
- the LOC137272134 gene encoding uncharacterized protein codes for MTVTGVPTKVSVFKRTQERCSRSSAFSAYFHSSLYRSRAKEMPTLLRRRNDIDLPDHFAKTATNADFLLHATDHNKIMIFATDENLRHLAAADKAAEHSINLRPSTFFSDFEKGAQNAAKEVIQCELKGCMFHYRQALVKHARNCGLQGAYKNDDNGVQRFADYVTEPVFE; via the exons atGACGGTAACcggagtgccaacgaaagtgtcagtgttcaaaag AACTCAGGAGAGATGTTCCCGAAGCAGTGCCTTCAGTGCCTACTTTCATTCCAGCTTATACCGATCTCGAGCCAAGGAAATGCCGACCCTGCTACGCCGGCGCAACGACATCGATCTCCCTGACCACTTCGCCAAGACGGCTACCAACGCAGACTTCCTGCTCCATGCTACTGACCACAACAAGATCATGATATTTGCTACAGATGAAAACCTTCGTCATCTTGCTGCTGCTGAT AAGGCAGCCGAGCACAGCATCAATCTACGACCTTCAACATTcttcagtgattttgagaaaggtGCTCAGAATGCAGCAAAGGAAGTAATCCAGTGTGAGCTTAAGGGCTGTATGTTTCACTACAGACAGGCCCTTGTGAAACATGCAAGAAATTGTGGACTGCAGGGAGCTTACAAGAATGATGACAAC GGTGTGCAACGGTTTGCCGACTACGTCACCGAGCCTGTGTTTGAATGA